The sequence TCTCTCAATGTTTTGTGTCCAATCCTAAACTGGCCGGTTTTAAGTAGCTGTTGACATATGTAATGTCGAAACTTCACTTCATCAAAACCCGTGTTTAAGACACCACAGTGTTATACAAACTGATAAAGGAATTTTTAcaaagttgaagaagaagaagaagaaagcaggACATGGGCATGATGAGTAAGTAGTAGTGGTACATGATCATATGATTTTAGGAACGaagaagattttattttttctctgtGATTATTCTTGATTTCATTTCCTGATGAAGTCGACACCTTTCTGAATACTTCCAGCTAGTTCTTCTTTTGCTTTCTCCAGACCAACCCTGTAGATTGTCAAAGAAAATTCAAGAAATCAAGATTATAAGAcctctctttgctctcttttatGAGACAGGTTATATTATTTGAAGAGAGAATGTTTCAGACCTTTCATATTCGTTCAAGGGCCCAAGCTGGAACACTTCCTCTGCTCCTGTACGTCCAAGACGCACTTTGGTTGCAAAGAATGCTAACTCTGTCACCTTTTCTTGCAAAGAACGACACCATTACAAATCAAAACCGTTAAGAgaatgagagaaagagagagatgtaTAATTGAATAGCCTTTTCATAATTTACACCTGTGAAGCAACAAAAGAGCATTCAATGACATTCGCATCTCCTCTTAACCCGCGAAGGCAAGCATCTGCAAACTTGGCTGCAGCATATGCCTGTAGTAGTAGTAAAGGTAGTACATTTCCACATATGTTCATGAGATTGTTCAAGAGAAGAACCGAGTTATGATTATGTTTTAAGAAGTAAGCTGGTTTTGCTTTGTACCATTGAAAGTGTTGCAGATCCAGCTCCAGCTTTTGCCTCCACAACTTCTGTTCCACCGTTTTGAATCCGGTTCGTGAGGTACTCAATCTCTGATGGTGTGAAGCTGCTAGGTGGTTTAACCTGAGGCCATTAAAAACATCAATTATCAGAGAAGCTGGTGTAATGAAAATGACCCTATTGATAAGTTACCTGTGACAATAGTGGCAAGATTGTGACTCCAGCATGTCCTCCAACGACTGGTACATCGACTTCTCTTGGATCAAGGCCAAGAACTTCAGCCTGCACAAGATTGGATTAAATCAGAACCGTCTAATAGCATGTGTAACATGCAGGAATctaaaaattaagaattttgaaaaaaatatatataaaatatggtctagttatattactaaatttagagattataatttcaaaagaAACGTCAAACATATATAGATAAATCTATCAACTCTTAAAACTAATTCACTGCATAGTTAAAAGAAATTTGAACagtataaattatttgagaCTGGATCAAATCTTGATAATTGCATAAAATTCAATAAAACCAAACTTGAATGATGAATCATAAAAGAAATTATTACCACAAATGTGTTGGCACGAGCAACATCAAGTGTAGTAACACCAAGAAGCTTCTTAGGATCATAAGTTCCAGCTTTCTTGAAAACCTCAGCAGCAATAGCGACAGTAGAGTTCACAGGGTTGCTAATCAAGTTAACTATAGCATTAGGACAGCATTTCGCTACTCCTTCACATAGTGTCTTAACAATCCCAGCATTGATTTTAAAGAGATCATCACGTGTCATCCCTGGTTTCCTCGGCACACCAgctggtatgatcacaagatcCATACCGGTTAGGGCGTCCTCGAGTTGCTTGGCTCCCAAGAATCCTCTAACCTAAAAAAACAATCAAGAATTAGTCATTACTCAAGACATTAGCAAGAAGTCAAAGATGAGAGGTACGTACAACAGCTCCAGTGTCCATATGGCTAACATCAGCAGTGACTCCAGGAGCATTGACAACATCGTAGAGATGAAGTAAAGAGACGAGAGGGTTCATTTTCATTAACAAGGATAGAGACTGTCCTATTCCACCTGCAGCTCCAAGAATGGCTACTTTGAATCCTGGGTTCCCTCCTTTCGCTCTACAGCTTTCTAGTCCCATCACAGAGTTCTTGGCCTCCATCTAATGATTATTCAGACCAGGAAGAAGACAAAAGAACCTTGATGAACCGTAATGCTAATATACAAACCATTGAAGAATCAAATAAGATAACTTGAGTTAGAAGCAGAGGGAAAGAATAAAAACCTGAGGAGTGAAAGAAGGTTGAAGATGAGCTGATATCATAGCAATCCTCTTGTTGGCATCTCCACGGAACTCCATTCTTGTGTTCTCTGTGTTTGCTTTCGTTAGAGAGCTACTAAAGAGTTTTAATTTGTATGTCAGAGAAGTGAGATAACTTTAAAACATGGGGACTATATTGATAGAATATGACATATAAGTATTTGTCTTTTATTTGTTGGAGCCATTCCTTATCACTTTATCTTCTTTGTGTTGCTCTCCTCTCATGACTGTTGCTGTGGCTCTCAAAATTtccataaaataaatttcaaatgaAGCTATAAAAAGTacttaaaaattgtttaaaaaaacgcatgttttatgttttctaagtATCTTTTACTAGTTAATAATGATAAattccaaatttaaaaaaataattgtatttattaaaatattattggtaATTATTAGAAACTGGTAAacacagaaaataatatttttatcatcaaaaactaatattttcGAATTGGTTTGACAATTGAAGAAGCCCACAAAAGGCCCCACGGAATATGGTTTAGACCGGTTTAATTCGGTTCAAATACGGTTTAAGCTTGGGTTTAGTTGACAAAACAAAAGAGCAACATAACCAGTTGCAACACACATATTTACAGCTTTACAGAAGTTTGTTCTGAGCATGTTACACTTACAAAGAGAATGCTCTCAGTTTCCATCAGTGGAAGGTTGTTTCAGGCTACCACCAAGTAAAGACATCATCATCCCACCACCATGAACTCTCTCCTCCGGAATCATAAAGTCAAACATGTTTGTTTCTCCTTCATGTGAACCACTTAGAGATCTCATTGATGAAGGCACAAGAACCTGCATAGGTATCATCATCTTCTGCCTTTTCTCCAACTGTATAGCGCTAACTTCAGACTGAGAATGATCAGAACTAGAACCAACAACAAGACCACTGAACAGCCCCGGTCCAATCAAACCACTCTTGCTTCCACCATCTTCTCTTTTCTCCTTAACACTATTATGCTTAGCACACAAACCACTCTTCCCTCTAGCAAACTTCTCACACTCCCCACCTCCCCAACAACACCTCTTCCCACCACCATGAGCTTTGCACAACTCACCACTCCCTTGAGCACTCTTCCCACACTCACCAACCCTACACCGTTTCCCACCACCGTGCTTAACACAACAATCAGTGCGACCACGAGCACTCTTAGTACACCCTGACACAACACATCTCTTCCCACCACCATGAGCAACGCAGAAGTTAGTCCCACCATGCACACTTTTAGAGCAAATCCCACCTCCTTCAGATTGACAACGCTTCCCACCACCGTGCGCCTTACACAGAGGAGTACTCCCTTCTGCTCCTTTACCACACCCTGAGAATATACAGCGTTTCCCACCTCCATGTGCTTTGCAATAGTTAGTAATCCCTTGAGCTCCTTTATCACAACCTGAAGAAAACTGACAGCGTCTCCCACCGCCGTGAGATATACAAAGACCAGCTTGTCCTTCAGCACTTCGCGCACAGCTTTCTATAACACATCTCTTGCCACCACCGTGTTTTATGCAGAGACCTGATTTGCCACGTGCTGCTTTGTCACACCCCTTGATGAACCCGCAGCGTCTTCCACCACCGTGAGATATGCAGTAATCTGTTTTTCTTTCGGCGCTCTTCGTGCATCCCAAGTGTTCACATCTCTTCCCTCCACCGTGTGTTTTGCAGAAAGTGGTTTTACTACTCTCTGTGCCTTTGTTGCAGCCTGGCTTTTGGcatctctctcctcctcctccatggCTGATGCAGAGCCCTGAAGATCCTCTAGCTCCCTTCATACATCCCAAGAAATTGCACTTCTTGGGGTTGTAACTCCTCTGTTGTACAGAGAAGGATGACTCTAGACTCACTTGTGAATGATCCAACAGAAGTGATGGCATGTAACCACCTGATCTCTTTGCAGAAGAAGAACCTTCATCAACAGGAGGAACCACACATTGTCTGCTAGTATATGTAGACGATGAGGGATCAAGTCCGCTGAGAGTGTCTGGAAGACCAAGTTGCAGAAGTGAACCACCTCGTGATGCGAGTTCTTGAGTACCATAACAGTATGAAGCTGATGTTGGACCTAATCCAAGGACCAAGCGGCAGCTATCATCAGTGCAGTTAGAGACATCAGAGCAAAAATGGCTTTGAGAGTCTCCCAGGGAGTTGAGGGTAAGAGAGTTGTCACTCATATTGATGAAAAGGGTGTAGTAGATAGAGAGCTCCCAAAAACTACCACTTAGCACATGACAAGAGATAATAAACATCCGC comes from Brassica rapa cultivar Chiifu-401-42 chromosome A02, CAAS_Brap_v3.01, whole genome shotgun sequence and encodes:
- the LOC103850366 gene encoding malate dehydrogenase 2, glyoxysomal; this encodes MEFRGDANKRIAMISAHLQPSFTPQMEAKNSVMGLESCRAKGGNPGFKVAILGAAGGIGQSLSLLMKMNPLVSLLHLYDVVNAPGVTADVSHMDTGAVVRGFLGAKQLEDALTGMDLVIIPAGVPRKPGMTRDDLFKINAGIVKTLCEGVAKCCPNAIVNLISNPVNSTVAIAAEVFKKAGTYDPKKLLGVTTLDVARANTFVAEVLGLDPREVDVPVVGGHAGVTILPLLSQVKPPSSFTPSEIEYLTNRIQNGGTEVVEAKAGAGSATLSMAYAAAKFADACLRGLRGDANVIECSFVASQVTELAFFATKVRLGRTGAEEVFQLGPLNEYERVGLEKAKEELAGSIQKGVDFIRK
- the LOC103850365 gene encoding probable WRKY transcription factor 19; the encoded protein is MFIISCHVLSGSFWELSIYYTLFINMSDNSLTLNSLGDSQSHFCSDVSNCTDDSCRLVLGLGPTSASYCYGTQELASRGGSLLQLGLPDTLSGLDPSSSTYTSRQCVVPPVDEGSSSAKRSGGYMPSLLLDHSQVSLESSFSVQQRSYNPKKCNFLGCMKGARGSSGLCISHGGGGERCQKPGCNKGTESSKTTFCKTHGGGKRCEHLGCTKSAERKTDYCISHGGGRRCGFIKGCDKAARGKSGLCIKHGGGKRCVIESCARSAEGQAGLCISHGGGRRCQFSSGCDKGAQGITNYCKAHGGGKRCIFSGCGKGAEGSTPLCKAHGGGKRCQSEGGGICSKSVHGGTNFCVAHGGGKRCVVSGCTKSARGRTDCCVKHGGGKRCRVGECGKSAQGSGELCKAHGGGKRCCWGGGECEKFARGKSGLCAKHNSVKEKREDGGSKSGLIGPGLFSGLVVGSSSDHSQSEVSAIQLEKRQKMMIPMQVLVPSSMRSLSGSHEGETNMFDFMIPEERVHGGGMMMSLLGGSLKQPSTDGN